From the genome of Oryza glaberrima chromosome 1, OglaRS2, whole genome shotgun sequence:
GGGATTTGAGGGGAGCAACGAGGAGACGGGAGTCTGCAGCGGGTCTCCTCCCAGGGGCGAGGGCCGGCTCCCTACGAAAAGCGGGTGCTCCTTGCAAAGAGCTGCGTCCCCCTACGAGGCGCCATGCTCCTAGATGGGGAGACGGCTCACGCTGAAAAGGGGACGGGAGGGAAACGACCGATTGCGAGGGGACGGGCTGAAGGCACCCATTGTTGATGGCCTTAGCCCTTAGGTCATGTATGCCTGACAGATGACTGATGACGGATGGTAAGTTGAGGTTTTGTGATGTATTGCTCGTGTGTGTCCATGCATCCCAGCTACAAGGAGTATCGtcttttattttgcttttataCCTTTAGACTTCATTATACTCAAGTATCTACTAAAGGCGTTCACAGTGGATTTGCGTGGCGTTCAGCCTCGCTCTCCCACATCTGTAAAGGAGAAAGTCATAAGTCACGTTTGCTTTTGGGCCCACTAAAATAAAGTTCTTGTGTTTAAATTTTGCCGCTGGTTCTTGGATAGaaactagtagtactagtactcatttgggtgagagagagatgaaaaatgaaaagtttGCCACCGGTGGGACCCACTATTAGTACTTGTACTGTGAAATATGAAGCTTATGAGATTTTTTGTCTACATGACATATAAGGAACAATAAAATCGGTGAATAAACGCCCTAAGTTCGATCGGGCATGATCGGGTATGGCTGTATTGATGGATGATGGTTCAGCTCGAAGGTGTACTTGTAGCGAACTACTCGTATGTGTGGCTGTGTGCAGTTACTAGTTTGGTGTTTGCCTCGGTTGCATCTGAGGGGATGCTTGGGACAGAGGGGCTAAACGGACTTATGGTTTGAGagctctctcccaaacaccccctgaATATCTGATTACCGACCAATTTtccgaaaaaaaatagagcCGTAAAAACTCTTTTGCAGTTTGCTTCCGCTCAGAGGTTGCTTCCCAGCAAAATAAAACTCGTCATGCGTTCAGTTCGTGCGCTCATCACGCACTAACGCTGCTGTTGTATTTACACCAGGGTTTACGATTTCGACATGCCCTTCCGTTTCGGGTACCGGCAGAATTCGAAATTTCGCGAAATCCAGTGGAAAACCGGTaaattccgaacaaatttcataaaccaaaatttgaatacaaatttcCTAAGTTGCCGACAAGTTCTCGAAAACTGGTCGGTTTTAGCGAAATTCCGATCGAAATCAGTAATTTGTAACGGAGTTAATTTGctgaaattctttttttttcatgatgtaAGTTTTAGTAAATACACacaatacatcatttttttttcaaaaatttatatcctAATAagttctatgaatatcatagtatttataagattttattttattttttctttttttatcaatttaaatttgaatttggatgaaactcctCGAAATCTCAAATGGTTTCTACTTTCGAGCTTCATCGAAACGTCGAAATTTCGCGAAATCCGGTCGAAATCGTAAACCCTGATTTGCACCCACGCactgtaataataataaatgtgTAATAACACAAGTACCAGTATCTGTCTTCTCTCACTGTACGACGCCCTCTCGCGTCACCTCATCTCAAAACCCACTACCCGCTGTACCGCACGTAGAAGGCGAAGAAACTACTTAGGCCCCCATTTAgtttcctaaatttttttttcaaaaacatcacatcgaatctttgaacacatgcataaagcattaaatataaatgaaaaaactaattgcacagttagggaggaattcgtgagacgaatcttttgaatctaattagtccataattagccataagtgctaatGACGGAGACAAACATTAATTTATACTCCCCCTATCCCTATGatacaagggattttgacttttcgCTTTTactgtttgactactcgtcttattcaagaaatttatacaaatataaaaaataaaaagttgtgcttaaagtactttgaataataaagaaagtcacaaataaaataaataataattttaatttttttaaataagacgaatggtcaaacagtacaagaaaaagtcaaaatcccttatattatgggacggagtagataattttttatacatttatttataacgacttaaaaacaaatattaaaaaaaacgttgtagatatcttaaaatcaacttttaaattaaatttaaaaattcaaattcaatggCCTATTAGACCTAACGATTACTAGGCTCGAAGAGGCGCTGCCTCTCGTGTATCGCCGACCATAAGTAGCACGAgcaggcggccgccgccgagacATGTGCTGCTCAGAGCCTCAGATCACCCACCCGCTTGCTGAAGCGCTAGTACTAGTGTACTACCAGTAGTAGTGTAGGCGGAGAAAAGCAGTTGGCAAAGCTCGCGCAATGGCAGcctccagcaccaccaccgccgcgctgAGCATGAAGCTGCTCGTCGACACCAATGCCCAGCGAGTGCTGTTCGCGGAGGCGAGCAAGGATGTCGTCGacttcctcttctccctcctcgcgctGCCTGTCGGCACGGCCGTCAAGCTGCTCGGGAAGGACTCCATGGTCGGCTGCGTCGGTAACCTCTACGCCAGCGTCGAGAGGCTGGACGATACCTACGTCCaggccgacgccgccaaggACGCGCTGCTCAGCCCCGTCGTGGTCTCGCCGGCGGCCAGCTCCAACACCTCCGTCCTCCGGTTGCCGGCGCCGTCTTCTGCGCAGCCCAAGAGCTTCTTCAGATGCCACAACACCAGCTACAGCGCCTGCAGAAGCTACGTGACGAACGCGAGCGGTACGAAGTGTCCTACCTGCCACAGCCAGATGACAGCGGCATGCACCTATGTTGCCGGCGGCCAAGATCAGAACACGCAGAACGCCGCTGCCGAAGGGGCCAAAGGAGGAGGGTTCGTGCAGGGCATCGTGACGTACACGGTGATGGACGACCTCACCGTGTCGCCCATGTCGTCCATCTCCAGCATCACGCTGCTCAACACGTTCGCCGTCAAGGACCTGGGCGCGCTCAAGGAGAAGACAGTGTAGCCAGAAGACCGTGCAGCTCGGCTACACTGAGGTGAACCTACTAATTAATCATcattcatcagtcatcacattcacccctcttctctttctctgtttgTACCATGTCCGTGATGCTGCATTGTGTTTGTGATCTGCAGGGCCTGGCGATCCTGAGGGCCTCGCTGCAGTCCAAGACCGTTCTCAGCGACGTTTTCCTTGCCAGGAGGCCTGCAAAGCAAGCCTGAATTCTACTACTTGAACATCGCTGGCGACGTCAAAATGCAAGCCACCTCGATCGATTAGTAGTTAACTGTACGACGGTTAATATTAGTcttttgtgaattgtgatgccTGTAAATgcgtactactagtagtatcttGTGCCGTCGTGCGCGCCCCAGATCGTTTGCTAGCTAGTAGCTGCAACATGATGAAGGTAGTACTAGTAGCTACATGGAGTCATGGAGTAGTATCTCGTGGCGTCTTTTGTTTTTGCTAGTAGGTTGCTGAAGCCTTAAGCAATGTGGGATGCTCCAGCAGTACTCGACTACTCGTAGTGTGCCCTTAATCTGTGTGAATCAGGACTCGCCGCTGGTAAGAATCACCGTGTGTGAATCAGGACTCGCCCTTAAGCAATGTGGCTTGGCTGTTCATGATTTGCTTGCCTCTGAAACTATCAATTTGATCCGGTGTTGTCCGGTTTTCCTTTGCTTTTTGGACTGGACCGGTCGAGGCTTGCATCTCTTTTGCTCGAGCAATCTATGAACTCTCCTCTTGCTGTTGTCTTTCGCCGTTCCTGTCTGGTTCAGTTCAAGCAGCAGCAATGCTCAGAAGAACTCGAAATTTCTTTCTCCTTAATGAAGAATTTGGACTGAATTCGAAATAATTTCCACATGAGCATGACGTAGACTACATAAATTTTAAAGGCCTCCTACAAGAACGTCGCAGAAATCAACCAACGCATTATGCTTCTGTTTGGTGGTAAAGTTCTTTCAAAAGTAGGATCTGTTTTTTTGACATTAATCTGAACTGAACTAGACGTCAAAATCATGTGGCATCGGCGGCGCGCTCTTCTCCATCtggactgcggcggcggcgtctttcTTCTCGCTCGTTGCTCGGGCGTCGACGTTCTTGTCGCCGGATCTATGGTGCTTGTCGCCGGCACGAGCCTTCTTCTTCCTGTTCAGGAAGACATCTGTCAACACGGTCTTGGACTGCAACGATGCCTTCAGAATCTCCAAACCCTGCAAATTCGCATCAAAACAAAGTAAATATCGATGTGTTTATCAATAAAAGAAGTAAATTTCGATGGGTTCACAAACAAAAATAAGTAGTAGTAAATTAGTATGGAGAATTCGATGAAGAACTTGTGTGGTTTATATATCAGATATTTGCTTCAGTCAACAAAAAAATGTATCTCGAGTTACAGGTACCTTACTGTATCAAATCATTTCCAATCGTTCGATAAAAAATGCTCATCCTACCTAGCTAGGTCCAACAATCGGAAAC
Proteins encoded in this window:
- the LOC127778688 gene encoding uncharacterized protein LOC127778688, with amino-acid sequence MAASSTTTAALSMKLLVDTNAQRVLFAEASKDVVDFLFSLLALPVGTAVKLLGKDSMVGCVGNLYASVERLDDTYVQADAAKDALLSPVVVSPAASSNTSVLRLPAPSSAQPKSFFRCHNTSYSACRSYVTNASGTKCPTCHSQMTAACTYVAGGQDQNTQNAAAEGAKGGGFVQGIVTYTVMDDLTVSPMSSISSITLLNTFAVKDLGALKEKTV